From a region of the Geothrix sp. 21YS21S-2 genome:
- a CDS encoding MFS transporter → MSHRKGFLAVLNLTVLVAALGYFVDIFDLLLFPIVRQQSLLAIGVPPSGLLDTGAFLLNVQMTGMLLGGILWGVMGDKKGRLSVLFGSIALYSAANFANAFAASVPLYAVCRFVAGFGLAGELGAAITLVSEVLSRETRAYGTTLVAAVGVSGAVVAGLVGNYMTWKVAYLVGGSLGFALLLLRIGVAESGMFAQMKTGGVARGSLWMLVNDRDRLFRYMACIAIGMPTWYVVGILVTFSPEFARTLGVIGTVKAGTAVAFCYAGLVLGDVSSGVLSQVLRSRRGAVAAFLVLDALVVLAYLFGLHGRSPAFLYGLCAALGYTIGYWAVFMTIAAEQFGTNLRATVTITVPNFVRGGLVPMALLFAALKAPMGLVGSALAVGALAIGIALLTLWGLAETHGRDLDFLER, encoded by the coding sequence ATGTCGCACCGGAAGGGATTCCTGGCGGTCCTCAACCTCACCGTCCTGGTGGCGGCCCTGGGGTATTTCGTGGACATCTTCGACCTGCTGCTGTTCCCCATCGTCCGGCAGCAGAGCCTCCTGGCCATCGGCGTGCCGCCCTCGGGGCTGCTGGACACCGGGGCCTTCCTCCTGAACGTCCAGATGACCGGCATGCTCCTGGGGGGCATCCTCTGGGGGGTCATGGGCGACAAGAAGGGCAGGCTCTCGGTCCTGTTCGGGTCCATCGCCCTCTACTCCGCCGCCAATTTCGCCAACGCCTTCGCCGCCTCGGTGCCCCTCTACGCCGTGTGCCGCTTCGTGGCGGGCTTCGGCCTGGCCGGGGAGCTGGGGGCGGCCATCACCCTGGTGAGCGAGGTCCTCTCCAGGGAGACCCGGGCCTACGGCACCACCCTGGTGGCGGCGGTGGGGGTGTCCGGGGCCGTGGTGGCGGGGCTCGTGGGCAACTACATGACCTGGAAGGTGGCCTACCTGGTGGGCGGGAGCCTGGGCTTCGCGCTCCTGCTCCTGCGCATCGGGGTGGCCGAAAGCGGGATGTTCGCCCAGATGAAGACCGGGGGGGTGGCGAGGGGCAGCCTCTGGATGCTCGTGAACGACCGGGACCGGCTCTTCCGCTACATGGCGTGCATCGCCATCGGCATGCCCACCTGGTACGTGGTGGGCATCCTGGTGACCTTCTCCCCGGAATTCGCACGGACCCTGGGCGTCATCGGCACCGTGAAGGCCGGCACCGCCGTGGCGTTCTGCTACGCGGGGCTGGTGCTCGGGGACGTGTCCTCGGGCGTGCTGAGCCAGGTGCTCCGCAGCCGCCGGGGGGCGGTGGCCGCGTTCCTGGTGCTCGACGCCCTGGTGGTGCTGGCCTACCTCTTCGGGCTCCATGGGCGGAGCCCGGCCTTCCTGTACGGCCTCTGCGCGGCCCTGGGCTACACCATCGGCTACTGGGCGGTCTTCATGACGATCGCCGCCGAGCAGTTCGGCACGAACCTGCGGGCCACGGTCACGATCACGGTGCCCAACTTCGTGCGGGGCGGCCTGGTGCCCATGGCCCTGCTCTTCGCCGCCCTGAAGGCCCCCATGGGCCTGGTGGGCTCGGCCCTGGCCGTGGGCGCGCTGGCCATCGGGATCGCCCTGCTCACCCTCTGGGGACTGGCGGAGACCCATGGGCGGGACCTGGACTTCCTGGAGCGCTGA
- a CDS encoding phosphoribosylglycinamide formyltransferase gives MKRLALFISGTGGNALNLMEACAAGRVPAVPVLGLSSSAKAAGVERLAARGLPVAVVARPDFTDDRAFSQACLARAEEAGADVIALCGWLKKLDLPAAWEGRILNIHPGLLPAFGGPGMFGMHVHRAVLEAGAAESGCTVHLVDNVYDHGRILAQARVPVLPGDTPEALQQRVYLQEMALYPAALRDFLASL, from the coding sequence ATGAAACGACTGGCCCTCTTCATCTCCGGCACCGGGGGCAACGCCCTGAACCTCATGGAGGCCTGCGCGGCGGGGCGGGTCCCCGCGGTGCCCGTGCTGGGGCTCTCCTCCAGCGCCAAGGCCGCGGGCGTCGAGCGGCTCGCCGCCCGCGGCCTTCCGGTGGCGGTGGTGGCGCGGCCGGACTTCACCGACGACCGGGCCTTCTCCCAGGCCTGCCTCGCCCGCGCCGAGGAGGCCGGGGCGGACGTGATCGCACTCTGCGGCTGGCTCAAGAAGCTGGACCTGCCGGCGGCGTGGGAGGGGCGGATCCTCAACATCCACCCGGGCCTCCTGCCCGCCTTCGGCGGCCCGGGGATGTTCGGCATGCACGTCCACCGGGCCGTGCTGGAAGCCGGGGCCGCGGAATCCGGCTGCACCGTGCACCTGGTGGACAACGTTTACGACCACGGGCGCATCCTGGCCCAGGCCCGGGTGCCGGTGCTGCCCGGGGACACGCCCGAGGCCCTCCAGCAGCGGGTGTACCTGCAGGAGATGGCCCTCTACCCGGCGGCGCTCCGGGATTTCCTCGCCTCCCTCTGA
- the speA gene encoding biosynthetic arginine decarboxylase: protein MAIKNFTVQDAMSMYGVKEWGYGFFGVNSKGHLVVHPTRDENLSCDVFDIVQHLRKKGVATPLILRFPQILAARVTELNEAFHKAMREYDYAGSYQGVYPVKTNQIKEVVDQVVKAGYKYRYGLEAGSKPELMIALSMNLHPDALVTCNGYKDETFMRMALLARKAGRNVLITVEKMTELPMILKVAKELKVEPLLGLRFKLNAMGSGKWESSAGDHSKFGLNTQELLEAVETLEKKGLLDSVVELHFHIGSQITDIRRVKTAMKEATRMYAKLYKRGVPLKYLNVGGGLGVDYDGSRTTFSSSMNYTIDEYASDVVYTTQDVCTQEQVPVPNLLSESGRAIAAFHEVVVVDIIGLIDTTHTKYRVELTGNEAQVLKELAYTRDNLSVKNFAEMYHDAITQKDELITLFNLGYLSLDDRAKGEILFWEVCRKLSKIFSYKSLKYIPEEFQDLSKSLADKLIANFSLFQSMPDHWAIDQLFPVMPIHRLKEKPTISATLCDITCDSDGKMEKFIDLKDVRDEISLHEPKGGEPYYLAFFLTGAYQDILGMRHNLFGAPTEAHVVVNEDEDFKIQQIIPGDTMDHVLRSVHYDPDELVEGPTRRRQNKSDAGEALKALLTQQRSLPTYLEMNEH, encoded by the coding sequence ATGGCGATAAAGAATTTCACGGTCCAGGACGCGATGTCGATGTACGGCGTCAAGGAATGGGGCTATGGTTTCTTCGGCGTGAACAGCAAGGGGCACCTCGTCGTCCACCCCACGCGGGACGAAAACCTGTCCTGCGACGTGTTCGACATCGTCCAGCACCTGCGGAAGAAGGGTGTGGCCACGCCCCTGATCCTGCGCTTCCCCCAGATACTCGCGGCCCGGGTCACGGAGCTGAACGAGGCCTTCCACAAGGCCATGCGCGAGTACGACTACGCCGGCAGCTACCAGGGCGTATACCCCGTGAAGACCAACCAGATCAAGGAGGTCGTCGACCAGGTGGTGAAGGCGGGCTACAAGTACCGCTACGGCCTGGAGGCGGGCTCCAAGCCCGAACTGATGATCGCGCTGTCCATGAACCTCCACCCGGACGCCCTGGTCACCTGCAACGGATACAAGGACGAGACCTTCATGCGCATGGCCCTCCTGGCCCGCAAGGCCGGACGCAATGTGCTCATCACCGTCGAGAAGATGACCGAACTTCCCATGATCCTGAAGGTGGCCAAGGAGCTCAAGGTCGAGCCGCTCCTGGGGCTGCGCTTCAAGCTCAACGCCATGGGGAGCGGGAAGTGGGAGAGCTCGGCGGGCGACCACTCCAAGTTCGGGCTCAACACCCAGGAGCTGCTGGAGGCGGTGGAGACCCTGGAGAAGAAGGGCCTCCTGGACTCCGTGGTGGAGCTGCACTTCCACATCGGCAGCCAGATCACCGACATCCGCCGGGTGAAGACCGCCATGAAGGAGGCGACCCGCATGTACGCCAAGCTCTACAAGCGCGGCGTTCCCCTGAAGTACCTCAACGTGGGCGGCGGCCTGGGCGTGGACTACGACGGCAGCCGCACCACCTTCAGCTCCTCCATGAACTACACGATCGACGAGTACGCCTCCGACGTGGTCTACACCACCCAGGACGTGTGCACCCAGGAGCAGGTGCCGGTGCCCAACCTCCTGAGCGAGTCGGGCCGGGCCATCGCGGCCTTCCACGAAGTCGTCGTGGTGGACATCATCGGCCTCATCGACACCACGCACACCAAGTACCGCGTCGAGCTCACGGGCAACGAGGCCCAGGTGCTCAAGGAGCTGGCCTACACCCGGGACAACCTCTCGGTGAAGAACTTCGCGGAGATGTACCACGACGCCATCACCCAGAAGGACGAGCTCATCACGCTCTTCAACCTGGGCTACCTGTCCCTGGACGACCGCGCCAAGGGCGAGATCCTTTTCTGGGAGGTGTGCCGCAAGCTCTCGAAGATCTTCAGCTACAAGAGCCTGAAGTACATCCCCGAGGAGTTCCAGGACCTCTCCAAGAGCCTGGCCGACAAGCTCATCGCCAACTTCAGCCTCTTCCAGTCCATGCCCGACCACTGGGCCATCGACCAGCTCTTCCCCGTGATGCCCATCCACCGCCTGAAGGAGAAGCCCACCATCTCCGCCACGCTCTGCGACATCACCTGCGACAGCGACGGCAAGATGGAGAAGTTCATCGACCTCAAGGACGTGCGGGACGAGATCAGCCTCCACGAGCCCAAGGGCGGCGAGCCCTACTACCTGGCCTTCTTCCTCACCGGCGCCTACCAGGACATCCTGGGCATGCGCCACAACCTCTTCGGCGCCCCCACGGAGGCCCACGTGGTGGTCAACGAGGACGAGGACTTCAAGATCCAGCAGATCATCCCCGGAGACACCATGGACCACGTCCTGCGCAGCGTCCACTACGACCCCGACGAGCTGGTGGAGGGCCCCACCCGCCGCCGCCAGAACAAGAGCGACGCCGGCGAGGCGCTGAAGGCGCTGCTGACGCAGCAGCGCAGCCTGCCGACGTACCTGGAGATGAACGAGCACTGA
- the arfB gene encoding alternative ribosome rescue aminoacyl-tRNA hydrolase ArfB yields the protein MDALEVTGTVVIPAAAFQVKAVRAGGPGGQNVNKVASKVEVRVDLALIEGLDPASLDRLRGRVRNQLDADGRWIVTSSRTRDQLQNLEDARSKVAGAVLEALKAPIPRRPTRPTRSSRTVRLILKKRAGAVKKDRTRKDWD from the coding sequence ATGGACGCCCTCGAAGTCACCGGCACGGTCGTCATTCCCGCCGCCGCCTTCCAGGTGAAGGCGGTGAGGGCCGGAGGCCCCGGGGGCCAGAACGTGAACAAGGTGGCCTCCAAGGTTGAGGTGCGGGTGGACCTCGCCCTCATCGAGGGCCTGGACCCCGCGTCCCTGGACCGCCTCCGGGGCAGGGTCCGCAACCAGCTGGACGCCGACGGGCGCTGGATCGTCACGAGCTCGCGCACCCGGGACCAGCTGCAGAACCTCGAGGACGCCCGTTCCAAGGTGGCCGGAGCCGTGCTGGAGGCCCTCAAGGCCCCGATCCCGCGCAGGCCCACCCGCCCCACCCGTTCCAGCAGGACGGTGCGCCTCATCCTCAAGAAGCGCGCCGGGGCCGTGAAGAAGGACCGCACCCGCAAGGACTGGGACTGA
- a CDS encoding serine hydrolase domain-containing protein: MFYDLASLAKPLVTAPLAHRHLDLDEDRRAQLGFLDRAEPLTVRQLLSHSAGLPPWLPFTGEPLAAQLGRGFPSGAHPKLTLGIPGTSLYSDLGYRLLAELLERQTGVPFPELGARSSGLEPAPWALAPVFAPQGPDLEMWRLAAPALPFPARDPHLPNDANARAGMRGHAGFGADAEGLRTCLDRWVASGAPLAMSRDAAQGADGSRWGLGLQRAFTGQGRFGALLEGVRRNGVHVVEWDRDRLSPPVPEAPAGPPSAFWYHLGFTGPALFFRPEDGLCVAVLAHRVGPAGELLDAAQLQARRLEALRAWV; this comes from the coding sequence GTGTTCTACGATCTGGCGTCCCTCGCCAAGCCCCTGGTGACCGCGCCCCTGGCGCACCGGCACCTGGATCTCGACGAGGACCGCCGGGCGCAGCTGGGCTTCCTGGACCGCGCGGAGCCCCTCACCGTGCGCCAGCTCCTCTCCCATTCCGCGGGCCTGCCGCCCTGGCTCCCCTTCACGGGCGAGCCCCTGGCGGCCCAGCTGGGGCGGGGTTTCCCGTCCGGGGCCCACCCCAAGCTGACCCTCGGCATCCCGGGCACCAGCCTCTATTCCGACCTGGGGTACCGCCTGCTGGCCGAGCTCCTGGAGCGGCAGACCGGAGTGCCCTTTCCGGAGCTGGGGGCCCGCTCCTCGGGCCTGGAGCCCGCGCCCTGGGCCCTGGCGCCGGTCTTCGCGCCCCAGGGGCCCGACCTGGAGATGTGGCGCCTCGCTGCGCCCGCGCTGCCCTTTCCTGCGCGGGATCCCCACCTGCCCAACGATGCCAATGCCCGGGCCGGAATGCGCGGCCACGCGGGGTTCGGTGCGGATGCCGAGGGCCTGCGAACCTGCCTGGATCGATGGGTGGCCTCCGGCGCGCCCCTGGCCATGTCCCGGGATGCGGCCCAGGGCGCCGACGGTTCGCGCTGGGGCCTGGGCCTCCAACGGGCCTTCACGGGCCAGGGACGCTTCGGCGCCCTCCTGGAGGGCGTCCGCCGGAACGGCGTCCACGTGGTGGAATGGGACCGGGACCGCCTCTCCCCGCCCGTGCCGGAAGCTCCGGCGGGGCCCCCTTCGGCCTTCTGGTACCACCTGGGCTTCACCGGGCCCGCGCTCTTCTTCCGGCCGGAGGACGGCCTCTGCGTGGCCGTGCTGGCCCACCGCGTGGGGCCCGCGGGCGAGCTGCTGGATGCCGCGCAGCTGCAGGCGAGGCGGCTCGAGGCCCTGCGGGCCTGGGTCTAG
- a CDS encoding STAS domain-containing protein: MNFTSRIEGLTATIGLEGRFTFEAHPGFKACTREALESGPLERIVLDMEKVTYLDASSLGMILLLRESAEARQVAVVLHRPSPPVMNLLEVVRFERLFQITD, encoded by the coding sequence ATGAATTTCACGAGCCGGATTGAGGGCCTTACGGCGACGATCGGACTCGAGGGCCGGTTCACATTCGAGGCCCATCCGGGCTTCAAGGCCTGCACGCGGGAAGCCCTGGAGTCCGGGCCCCTGGAGCGCATCGTCCTGGACATGGAGAAGGTGACCTACCTCGACGCCAGCTCCCTGGGCATGATCCTCCTCCTTCGCGAGTCCGCCGAGGCCCGCCAGGTGGCCGTCGTGCTCCACCGCCCCTCCCCGCCGGTCATGAACCTCCTGGAAGTGGTGAGGTTCGAGAGACTCTTCCAGATCACGGACTGA
- a CDS encoding DUF502 domain-containing protein, with the protein MFRKYLLAGFFTLLPSVVTFWILRAIFNSLVDIFRGPASMVAAMLHLPVPPAWGLALISAAATISLLLLAGALVGNFVGRQILGWLDELVMYIPVVKGIYGATKQLMSAIQSGQGGSFKEVVRVEWPRPGAYTLGFVAHRDCTWAGFGQGEEMVAVYVPTAPNPTSGYVIMVEASKVTPMPISPEQALTWAVSGGVVTPSGVKLP; encoded by the coding sequence ATGTTCAGGAAATATCTGCTGGCGGGATTCTTCACGCTGCTGCCCTCGGTGGTGACGTTCTGGATCCTCCGTGCCATCTTCAACTCCCTGGTGGACATCTTCCGGGGGCCGGCCTCCATGGTCGCCGCCATGCTCCACCTGCCGGTGCCGCCCGCCTGGGGCCTGGCCCTCATCTCCGCGGCGGCCACCATCTCCCTCCTGCTGCTGGCCGGGGCCCTGGTGGGCAACTTCGTGGGCCGCCAGATCCTCGGGTGGCTGGACGAGCTGGTGATGTACATCCCGGTCGTCAAGGGCATCTACGGCGCCACCAAGCAGCTCATGAGCGCCATCCAGAGCGGCCAGGGCGGCTCGTTCAAGGAAGTGGTGCGGGTGGAATGGCCCCGGCCCGGCGCCTACACCCTGGGCTTCGTGGCCCACCGGGACTGCACCTGGGCCGGCTTCGGGCAGGGCGAGGAGATGGTGGCCGTCTACGTCCCTACGGCGCCCAACCCAACCTCCGGCTACGTGATCATGGTGGAGGCCTCCAAGGTCACCCCCATGCCCATCAGCCCCGAGCAGGCCCTCACCTGGGCCGTCTCCGGCGGCGTGGTGACGCCCTCCGGCGTCAAGCTCCCGTGA
- a CDS encoding SDR family NAD(P)-dependent oxidoreductase produces the protein MKPFLGRRILVTGAGSGIGRACARRLDALGAELILAGRRGEALKETLPHAVRAVLDHTRDEAVLAFAKDCPPLDGMVLAAGSLLTGSVEGTSTLAFECMIASNLKGPWLLCHHLGGLLKDGASVVLVGSNVGIRAIPDTAAYSVAKAGVHMLAQVLALEWAPRAIRCNAVAPGPVHTAMVDARLKAAPDPAAALHALSRVNPLRRLGREEEVAALAIHLLGDESRWTTGTVIPIDGGAAAVF, from the coding sequence GTGAAGCCCTTCCTGGGCAGGCGGATCCTGGTGACGGGGGCCGGCTCGGGCATCGGCCGGGCCTGCGCCCGGCGCCTGGACGCGCTGGGCGCGGAACTGATCCTGGCCGGCCGCCGCGGGGAGGCCCTGAAGGAGACCCTGCCCCACGCCGTCCGGGCCGTCCTGGACCACACCCGGGACGAGGCCGTGCTGGCGTTCGCGAAGGACTGCCCCCCCCTGGACGGCATGGTGCTGGCCGCGGGCTCCCTGCTCACCGGCAGCGTGGAGGGGACATCGACCCTCGCATTCGAATGCATGATCGCATCCAACCTGAAGGGCCCCTGGCTCCTCTGCCATCACCTGGGCGGCCTCCTCAAGGACGGCGCCAGCGTCGTGCTGGTGGGCTCGAACGTGGGCATCCGGGCCATCCCCGACACCGCCGCCTACAGCGTGGCCAAGGCGGGCGTGCACATGCTGGCCCAGGTGCTGGCCCTGGAGTGGGCCCCGCGCGCCATCCGCTGCAACGCCGTCGCCCCGGGACCCGTCCACACCGCCATGGTGGACGCGCGCCTCAAGGCCGCCCCGGATCCGGCCGCGGCCCTGCACGCGCTCTCCCGGGTCAATCCCCTGCGCCGCCTCGGCCGCGAGGAGGAGGTGGCCGCTCTGGCCATCCACCTCCTCGGGGACGAGAGCCGCTGGACGACGGGGACGGTCATCCCCATCGACGGCGGCGCCGCCGCCGTGTTCTGA
- a CDS encoding Gfo/Idh/MocA family protein: MSKLRVAVVGVGSLGQHHARIAAGSEATELVAVVDPGEARGREIAEKFGTKWVPGMAGILDKVDAVQIAAPTGFHHALGLEVLKAGRHVIMEKPLAATLDEGKALLAALAAARQARPGLVAAVGHLERFNPAVTALRALGIKPHFAEAIRVSPFPMRSMEVDVIMDVMIHDLDLLLALIGRPVVSVEAVGVPVLTKYADLVNARLRFEGGAFATVTASRVARKKERVLRAFGARAYASLDFAAQKLEVLRLGMGPDGPTVLPDVIDIVEGEPLKLELEAFYAACLGQGEDLCPWQDAFEAMKVADMVQKSVAESLANLKID; encoded by the coding sequence ATGTCCAAATTGCGTGTGGCCGTCGTCGGAGTGGGCAGCCTGGGCCAGCACCATGCCCGGATCGCGGCGGGATCGGAGGCCACCGAGCTGGTGGCGGTCGTTGATCCGGGCGAGGCCCGCGGCCGGGAGATCGCCGAGAAGTTCGGCACGAAGTGGGTCCCCGGCATGGCCGGGATCCTGGACAAGGTGGATGCCGTCCAGATCGCCGCGCCCACGGGCTTCCACCACGCCCTGGGGCTCGAGGTGCTCAAGGCCGGCCGGCACGTGATCATGGAGAAGCCCCTGGCGGCCACCCTCGACGAGGGCAAGGCCCTGCTGGCTGCCCTGGCCGCGGCGCGCCAGGCCCGGCCCGGGCTCGTGGCCGCGGTGGGCCACCTGGAGCGCTTCAACCCCGCGGTGACCGCGCTTCGCGCCCTGGGCATCAAGCCCCACTTCGCCGAGGCCATCCGGGTCTCGCCGTTCCCCATGCGCTCCATGGAAGTGGACGTGATCATGGACGTGATGATCCACGACCTGGACCTCCTCCTGGCGCTGATCGGGCGCCCCGTCGTCTCCGTGGAGGCCGTGGGCGTGCCGGTGCTCACCAAGTACGCCGACCTGGTCAACGCGCGCCTGCGCTTCGAGGGAGGCGCCTTCGCCACCGTCACCGCCAGCCGCGTGGCCCGCAAGAAGGAGCGGGTGCTCCGCGCCTTCGGGGCCCGGGCCTACGCCAGCCTGGACTTCGCCGCGCAGAAGCTCGAGGTGCTCCGCCTGGGCATGGGCCCCGACGGTCCGACGGTGCTGCCCGACGTCATCGACATCGTGGAAGGAGAGCCCCTGAAGCTCGAGCTGGAGGCCTTCTACGCCGCGTGCCTGGGCCAGGGCGAGGACCTCTGCCCCTGGCAGGACGCCTTCGAGGCCATGAAGGTGGCCGACATGGTCCAGAAATCCGTGGCCGAGTCCCTGGCGAACCTGAAGATCGACTAG
- the pgsA gene encoding CDP-diacylglycerol--glycerol-3-phosphate 3-phosphatidyltransferase, which produces MTVPNYLTLARILMVPILVVVLLTRVTNHEIIGVLVFWAASLTDLLDGYLARKWGQVTTLGKLLDPLADKLLIMGALISLVELGMAPAWMTFIILGREMAITGLRGIASEEGVTIAAERLGKWKLGFQIAAISCLLLGPVLDGWLLDWTGLPIFRVFIHFPRPYSFFWGMGVLLLWVAMILSIWSAVTYFRKFWSKLGPSLLAGHGRLSAHESPDRKV; this is translated from the coding sequence ATGACCGTACCCAACTACCTGACCCTCGCCCGGATCCTCATGGTGCCCATCCTCGTGGTGGTGCTCCTGACGCGGGTTACCAATCATGAAATCATCGGCGTCCTGGTCTTCTGGGCGGCGAGCCTTACCGACCTCCTGGACGGCTACCTGGCGCGCAAATGGGGCCAGGTGACCACCCTGGGCAAGCTCCTGGACCCCCTGGCGGACAAGCTCCTCATCATGGGCGCCCTCATCAGCCTGGTGGAGCTGGGCATGGCCCCGGCCTGGATGACCTTCATCATCCTGGGGCGGGAAATGGCCATCACGGGCCTCCGGGGCATCGCGAGCGAGGAGGGCGTCACCATCGCCGCCGAGCGCCTGGGCAAATGGAAGCTGGGCTTCCAGATCGCCGCCATCTCCTGCCTGCTCCTGGGGCCGGTGCTCGACGGCTGGCTCCTGGACTGGACCGGCCTGCCGATCTTCCGGGTCTTCATCCATTTCCCCAGGCCCTACAGCTTCTTCTGGGGCATGGGCGTGCTGCTGCTCTGGGTGGCCATGATCCTTTCCATCTGGAGCGCGGTGACCTACTTCCGGAAGTTCTGGAGCAAGCTGGGCCCCAGCCTCCTCGCAGGCCACGGGCGCCTGTCGGCCCACGAGTCCCCCGACCGGAAGGTGTGA
- a CDS encoding HDOD domain-containing protein, producing MINPFRNLFRGQARLPEARAVAPAEAPAPAEAPAAATAPDPFDGPWALLSGAAEPPPRPLSPGELEQVERLVPRVMEHFGRNHPDPTSFPALAVRIIDLLNEPDVDMARLLKAISPDPAISMNVLRVANSALYNRGTDVNEMRMAVMRIGLRGVGEIAAGVAGRSLFDVGLRVEYEIFGQRWSDLFLDTMAVAFGASQFAFEQHVGRADRAFLAGMFHDMGKSLALRSLAALVIAGEVEAPLPDPVVDEILERVHVDIGCAVHEIWGLPAHLQDICRRHHDAAVPDGADDMEIHILRMASGVHRLVKDPADPRRLDETRQSIQAMRLVRRGVSLLHREMQLHVEKVKVLFP from the coding sequence GTGATCAATCCCTTCAGGAACCTTTTCCGCGGCCAGGCCCGCCTTCCCGAGGCCCGGGCCGTCGCCCCGGCGGAGGCCCCCGCCCCGGCGGAGGCTCCCGCCGCGGCGACGGCGCCGGACCCCTTCGACGGGCCCTGGGCCCTCCTTTCCGGCGCGGCCGAGCCCCCTCCCCGGCCCCTGTCGCCCGGGGAACTGGAGCAGGTGGAGCGGCTGGTCCCCAGGGTCATGGAGCACTTCGGCCGGAACCATCCGGACCCCACGTCCTTCCCGGCCCTGGCGGTGCGGATCATCGACCTGCTCAACGAGCCGGACGTGGACATGGCCAGGCTCCTCAAGGCCATCAGCCCCGATCCCGCGATCTCCATGAACGTGCTGCGCGTGGCCAATTCGGCCCTGTACAACCGGGGCACCGACGTCAACGAGATGCGCATGGCCGTCATGCGCATCGGCCTGCGGGGCGTGGGCGAGATCGCCGCCGGCGTGGCGGGGCGCAGCCTGTTCGACGTGGGGCTGCGCGTGGAATACGAGATCTTCGGGCAGAGGTGGTCGGACCTCTTCCTGGACACCATGGCCGTGGCTTTCGGAGCCAGCCAGTTCGCATTCGAGCAGCACGTGGGCCGGGCCGACCGCGCCTTCCTGGCGGGCATGTTCCACGACATGGGCAAATCCCTCGCCCTGCGCTCCCTGGCGGCCCTCGTCATCGCGGGGGAGGTGGAGGCCCCCCTTCCGGATCCCGTGGTGGACGAGATTCTGGAGCGGGTCCACGTGGACATCGGCTGCGCCGTGCACGAGATCTGGGGCCTCCCCGCCCACCTCCAGGACATCTGCCGCCGCCACCACGACGCCGCGGTCCCTGACGGCGCGGACGACATGGAGATCCACATCCTGCGCATGGCCTCGGGCGTCCACCGCCTGGTGAAGGACCCCGCCGACCCGCGCCGCCTGGACGAGACGCGCCAGAGCATCCAGGCCATGCGGCTGGTGCGCAGGGGCGTGAGCCTGCTGCACCGGGAGATGCAGCTGCATGTGGAGAAGGTGAAGGTGCTGTTCCCCTAG
- a CDS encoding epoxyqueuosine reductase: protein MSTPKAEEFKEWLRTAAMERGFARVGFASCAPFDRERLSRWFQEGRGALLPYLREEALADPASVMEGARTALVGFFPYARPAAVPGAAEGSLKVSRYVWGPDYHRILKPRLKALLAEAQELWPGLQGRVCVDTAPILERQLAARAGLGWQGKHTLLIAGKGGSWGFLGVVLLDAELPPDPPFPGERCGSCTRCLDVCPTGALEPFRLDPGLCLTTYTVETEAPPPPAVEAALAATRWAAGCDLCQEVCPWNRAPLWGDGGLWGGASPLHTQPAEAGRMGVGRWQSLTRGTALRRVRHRHWLATLGRILG from the coding sequence TTGTCCACACCGAAAGCCGAAGAGTTCAAGGAATGGCTGCGGACCGCCGCGATGGAACGGGGATTCGCCCGCGTGGGCTTCGCCTCCTGCGCGCCCTTCGACCGGGAACGGCTCTCCCGGTGGTTCCAGGAGGGCCGGGGCGCGCTCCTGCCCTACCTGCGGGAGGAGGCCCTGGCCGACCCCGCCTCGGTGATGGAGGGGGCCCGCACGGCCCTGGTGGGGTTCTTCCCCTACGCCCGGCCCGCGGCCGTGCCCGGCGCCGCCGAGGGCTCCCTGAAGGTGAGCCGCTACGTCTGGGGCCCGGACTACCACCGGATCCTCAAGCCCCGGCTCAAGGCCCTCCTCGCAGAGGCCCAGGAGCTCTGGCCCGGCCTCCAGGGCCGGGTGTGCGTGGACACGGCCCCGATCCTGGAGCGCCAGCTGGCCGCCAGGGCCGGCCTGGGCTGGCAGGGCAAGCACACGCTCCTCATCGCCGGCAAGGGCGGCTCCTGGGGCTTCCTGGGGGTGGTGCTGCTGGATGCCGAGCTGCCCCCGGATCCGCCCTTTCCCGGGGAGCGGTGCGGCTCCTGCACGCGGTGCCTGGATGTCTGCCCCACCGGAGCCCTGGAGCCCTTCAGGCTGGACCCCGGCCTCTGCCTGACCACCTACACCGTGGAGACCGAGGCGCCGCCGCCGCCCGCGGTGGAGGCGGCCCTGGCCGCCACCCGGTGGGCCGCGGGCTGCGACCTCTGCCAGGAGGTCTGTCCCTGGAACCGCGCGCCGCTCTGGGGCGACGGCGGGCTGTGGGGGGGGGCAAGCCCGCTCCACACCCAGCCCGCGGAGGCGGGCCGGATGGGCGTCGGAAGGTGGCAGTCGCTGACCCGCGGGACGGCGCTGCGGAGGGTCCGGCACCGGCACTGGCTTGCCACCCTGGGCAGGATATTGGGCTAG